A stretch of the Geovibrio thiophilus genome encodes the following:
- a CDS encoding cytochrome C assembly family protein, whose product MHFDFALGAAILAFIHITLYLFLGNRYLQHLTNLFAVLSFLLFAGSIATHWKHFGHFPSYSLGDLFAMVSLALTFIYLILFMKYRRPLLGLFIFPIVIILSILVLVLPSAAPKDAVEMSGIWLFIHLPFTVIGTAFFMFATVASIMYFIQERELKKKNFGIIFKRFPPLNQIDRLTTVNLLLGFYFFSVGLISGFVWIVYEPERFGFILPKMIFAVITWVIFGLITYLKKYRGMTPRSTAYSTLAGFISVVVTYAGVAFFLMG is encoded by the coding sequence ATGCACTTTGATTTTGCTCTGGGCGCGGCTATCCTCGCTTTTATACATATCACGCTTTATCTTTTTCTGGGGAACAGGTATCTCCAGCACCTCACAAATCTCTTTGCGGTGCTCTCATTCCTGCTTTTCGCGGGGAGCATAGCTACCCACTGGAAACACTTCGGGCACTTCCCGTCGTATTCCCTCGGCGATCTTTTCGCCATGGTCTCACTGGCTCTGACCTTTATATACCTTATACTTTTCATGAAATACAGGCGCCCGCTGCTGGGGCTTTTCATATTCCCCATAGTAATCATCCTGAGCATACTTGTGCTTGTGCTCCCCTCCGCCGCCCCGAAAGACGCAGTGGAAATGAGCGGCATATGGCTTTTTATCCACCTGCCTTTCACTGTCATCGGCACAGCGTTCTTCATGTTCGCAACCGTGGCGAGCATAATGTACTTCATTCAGGAAAGAGAGCTTAAAAAGAAAAACTTCGGGATAATCTTCAAGCGCTTTCCGCCCCTCAATCAGATAGACCGCCTCACCACGGTAAACCTGCTCCTCGGGTTTTACTTTTTCAGCGTCGGGCTTATATCCGGCTTCGTGTGGATAGTTTACGAGCCCGAGCGGTTCGGGTTCATCCTTCCGAAAATGATCTTCGCCGTTATCACATGGGTGATATTCGGCTTGATAACATATTTAAAAAAATACAGAGGCATGACGCCGAGAAGCACCGCCTACTCCACTCTGGCGGGATTTATTTCCGTAGTGGTAACGTACGCCGGTGTCGCGTTTTTTCTCATGGGCTGA
- a CDS encoding right-handed parallel beta-helix repeat-containing protein, which translates to MAETLIQNRRLIEADRTAVIPAEGELLYATDTKRLYIGDGTTAGGIPVGGTFFITEDMTLNVPSDYADINEALGYLASFRIKNTATVTIQVADGVYTYTETILVKHPDAQFIRIIGNESDPDSCEIKNPLQTYIIHVERCNLGYLGGFKLNGAADPVNYPEGVGVERRGLLVYFNASVMIGSMSAVNCHYGIHVYMNSVIRGVNITLSSNSHSGLIVQFNSSASFDGSCSCRDNAFAGVYVHSNSAFQSSGTGTEITSNDEYGIYILFNSIISVTNITVTGNTKKDIYALNASYARVTSSTYGTLSPALNAIGNSNSIITG; encoded by the coding sequence ATGGCTGAAACGCTTATTCAGAACAGAAGGCTTATTGAGGCAGACAGGACAGCGGTAATACCCGCTGAAGGGGAACTCCTGTACGCAACCGACACAAAGAGACTGTACATCGGTGACGGAACCACGGCAGGCGGCATCCCTGTGGGGGGTACATTCTTTATTACGGAGGACATGACGCTGAATGTTCCTTCCGACTACGCAGACATAAACGAGGCGCTGGGCTATCTGGCATCATTCAGAATCAAAAACACGGCAACAGTCACGATACAGGTGGCTGACGGCGTGTATACCTACACGGAAACAATACTGGTGAAGCACCCTGACGCGCAATTCATAAGAATCATCGGGAACGAAAGTGATCCGGACTCTTGTGAGATAAAAAACCCGCTGCAGACGTATATCATCCATGTCGAAAGATGCAATCTCGGCTACCTCGGCGGGTTTAAGCTCAACGGCGCAGCGGATCCGGTTAACTATCCTGAAGGGGTGGGCGTAGAAAGGCGGGGACTTCTGGTTTATTTCAATGCAAGTGTAATGATCGGCAGTATGTCTGCGGTTAACTGCCATTACGGAATTCATGTTTATATGAACTCAGTAATACGCGGCGTTAATATTACCCTGAGTTCAAACTCACACTCCGGTCTGATTGTTCAATTTAACTCAAGCGCGTCATTTGATGGCTCATGCTCTTGCAGAGATAATGCTTTTGCCGGAGTTTATGTTCACAGTAATTCAGCTTTTCAGTCCTCTGGTACAGGTACGGAAATAACGAGCAACGATGAGTATGGCATCTATATTTTATTTAACTCTATTATATCTGTAACAAATATCACTGTAACAGGGAATACTAAAAAAGATATTTATGCACTTAATGCCAGCTACGCAAGAGTTACATCGTCTACATACGGGACACTGTCTCCGGCACTCAACGCAATCGGTAACAGTAATTCCATTATAACCGGCTGA
- the hemA gene encoding glutamyl-tRNA reductase: MQLAVVGLNHNTAPVEVRETLAVAEAVLEELYSNILLNDRIYEAMVISTCNRVEYYIVTDDFLCNVDSVLNIIAEQCKIDRSILRKYTYIYCGEESVRHIFRVAGGLDSLVMGEPQIFGQVKDAFENSRKFGAAKTFVRKLEEFVIKTTKKVRTNTGIGDNPVSVSSAAVELASKIFGSLEDKHALVVGAGEMCEIACKHLRSASIGGITVTNRTFEKAEKLAAEVGGNAVPLDKFREELSHADIVLSSTGASGYMIEAPDIKPVMIRRKHKPMFFIDIAVPRDIDPAVADIENAYVYDIDDLKAVVESNKKLRQKEAVKAMEYIENGVTDFYRWVESMKIVPVIKALRESFDEKRMLELDRFCDKFKVTDANERRKLEYLLSAFMNKVLHTPLNNLKDLAPGKENYSLDEAVKIIFDLKE; this comes from the coding sequence ATGCAGTTGGCAGTTGTAGGACTTAACCATAATACCGCCCCTGTAGAGGTGCGGGAAACTTTGGCCGTTGCCGAAGCGGTGCTGGAGGAGCTTTATTCAAACATCCTCCTGAATGACAGAATATATGAGGCTATGGTGATCTCCACCTGCAACAGGGTGGAGTACTACATAGTCACCGATGACTTCCTCTGTAACGTGGACAGTGTGCTTAATATCATAGCCGAGCAGTGCAAAATCGACCGCAGCATTCTCCGTAAGTACACTTATATTTACTGCGGTGAGGAATCTGTACGCCATATATTCCGTGTGGCGGGCGGGCTGGACTCTCTCGTGATGGGCGAGCCGCAGATATTCGGTCAGGTGAAGGATGCCTTTGAAAACTCCCGCAAGTTTGGAGCGGCGAAAACATTCGTCCGCAAGCTGGAAGAATTCGTAATCAAAACCACTAAAAAGGTAAGAACCAACACAGGCATAGGCGATAACCCCGTCTCCGTCAGTTCCGCAGCCGTGGAGCTGGCCTCAAAAATTTTCGGAAGCCTTGAGGACAAACACGCCCTCGTTGTCGGAGCGGGCGAAATGTGCGAGATAGCCTGTAAACACCTCCGCAGCGCAAGCATCGGAGGCATCACGGTTACAAACAGAACATTTGAAAAGGCGGAAAAGCTCGCCGCTGAGGTTGGAGGAAATGCCGTACCTCTGGATAAATTCCGTGAGGAGCTCAGCCATGCGGACATTGTTCTCTCCTCCACCGGAGCCAGCGGCTACATGATCGAAGCGCCGGACATCAAGCCGGTTATGATCAGGCGCAAGCACAAACCGATGTTCTTCATAGACATAGCAGTGCCGAGAGACATAGACCCCGCAGTGGCGGATATTGAAAACGCCTACGTTTACGACATAGACGACCTGAAAGCCGTGGTGGAGTCAAATAAAAAGCTCCGACAGAAAGAGGCTGTTAAGGCTATGGAATATATTGAAAACGGAGTTACAGACTTTTACCGCTGGGTGGAATCGATGAAGATTGTTCCGGTGATAAAAGCGCTTCGTGAAAGCTTTGATGAAAAAAGGATGCTTGAGCTCGACCGCTTCTGTGACAAGTTCAAGGTCACGGACGCAAATGAGCGCAGGAAGCTGGAATATCTGCTCAGCGCGTTCATGAACAAGGTTCTGCACACGCCGCTGAACAACCTTAAAGACCTCGCGCCGGGCAAAGAGAACTACAGCCTTGACGAAGCGGTGAAAATTATTTTCGACTTAAAAGAATAA
- the radA gene encoding DNA repair protein RadA produces MMAKKKSVYICQSCGSVSPKWIGKCPECGAWSSYVEEMPQDEITSSAKIRDVQPLLLGSIRGLEVDRTVTGIGELDQVLGGGFVKGSVVLVGGEPGIGKSTIMLQVAGILGTRGAKILYASGEESPSQIKMRAERLGIETDKLSILATNSLEDILTAADRDKFEYIVADSVQTIASEELSSAPGTVGQVKHVTYRMVEAAKQKGITTLIVGQVTKDGYIAGPKVLEHLVDTVLYFEGDYSRGIRILRSVKNRFGPTNEVGLFEMSSQGLLECPDGGLLGSTKSDAPGKVLVPVMEGTRAFLVELQSLVTPTYFQFSRRNANGFDTNRLNMLIAVLDKKGGLNLGASDIYLNIAGGIKITETSADLAVCAAIVSSFREKPVRTDTVFIGEVGLTGETRNVANIKNRLTEAVKFGIKRAYLPEKIDFDGKLDIIPVKNISDFLDKF; encoded by the coding sequence ATGATGGCTAAGAAAAAATCGGTCTACATCTGCCAGAGCTGCGGCAGCGTCTCCCCGAAATGGATAGGCAAATGCCCCGAATGCGGCGCTTGGAGCAGCTATGTGGAGGAGATGCCGCAGGACGAGATCACCTCTTCCGCAAAGATACGTGATGTTCAGCCGCTGCTCCTCGGTTCAATAAGAGGACTGGAGGTTGACCGCACCGTAACCGGAATCGGAGAGCTTGATCAGGTTCTGGGCGGCGGCTTCGTGAAAGGTTCCGTTGTACTTGTCGGCGGCGAGCCGGGCATAGGCAAATCAACAATAATGCTTCAGGTGGCGGGAATACTCGGCACAAGGGGCGCTAAGATACTGTACGCATCCGGTGAGGAATCGCCGTCACAGATAAAAATGCGTGCCGAAAGGCTGGGGATAGAGACAGATAAGCTCTCAATACTCGCCACAAACTCCCTTGAGGACATACTCACCGCCGCAGACAGAGACAAGTTTGAATATATTGTAGCAGATTCAGTGCAGACGATCGCTTCGGAGGAGCTCAGCTCCGCCCCGGGAACCGTCGGTCAGGTGAAGCATGTCACCTACCGCATGGTTGAGGCGGCGAAGCAGAAAGGGATAACAACTCTGATCGTCGGTCAGGTTACCAAGGACGGATATATCGCAGGACCGAAGGTTCTGGAACACCTTGTGGATACAGTGCTTTACTTTGAGGGAGACTACTCCAGAGGGATAAGAATACTCCGCTCGGTTAAAAACCGTTTCGGTCCCACAAACGAAGTCGGGCTGTTTGAAATGAGCAGTCAGGGACTCCTTGAATGTCCGGACGGCGGGCTTCTCGGCAGCACAAAATCCGACGCGCCGGGCAAGGTGCTTGTCCCCGTAATGGAGGGAACAAGGGCGTTTCTCGTTGAGTTACAGTCACTTGTAACACCCACATACTTTCAGTTCTCACGCCGCAACGCAAACGGGTTCGACACCAACAGGCTGAACATGCTGATCGCCGTACTTGATAAAAAGGGCGGACTGAATCTCGGCGCATCAGACATTTACCTGAATATAGCCGGCGGCATAAAGATAACCGAGACCTCAGCCGATCTCGCAGTGTGCGCGGCGATAGTTTCCTCATTCAGGGAAAAGCCCGTTCGGACAGACACTGTTTTCATCGGAGAAGTAGGACTGACGGGGGAGACAAGGAATGTTGCCAACATCAAAAACAGGTTGACCGAAGCGGTCAAATTCGGCATAAAGCGCGCATACCTCCCCGAAAAGATAGACTTTGACGGAAAACTTGATATAATCCCAGTTAAAAATATTTCAGACTTTCTTGACAAATTCTAG
- a CDS encoding DUF2156 domain-containing protein yields the protein MTWENIDLHHKELLYERFRNISEPLSEYTFANIFLFRRTHEYEIGRNGEPVIRGKTYDGKKYIQPVNNLQAYSKEKLLELQKDAEFFFPVSEECLALLDPATIEYTSDEADSDYIYTREKMATYAGRKLHKKRNLMKQFHEEYEGTSRPICGEVKEDALYILEKWQDQADLPKEETDYRACLEALTHCDELVLCGEIYYANGKPCGFILGEELNSETYVMHFAKGLVGFKGVYQFIFNEFAKHLPEKYKYINFEQDMGKESLRQSKRSYLPDLLMKKYRVRFKG from the coding sequence ATGACTTGGGAAAATATAGACTTACATCATAAAGAACTGCTGTACGAGAGGTTCCGCAATATATCGGAGCCCCTTTCCGAATACACCTTCGCGAACATTTTTCTTTTCAGAAGAACCCACGAGTATGAAATAGGGCGCAACGGCGAGCCTGTTATCAGGGGTAAAACCTATGACGGGAAAAAATATATCCAGCCGGTTAACAATCTTCAGGCTTATTCAAAGGAAAAGCTCCTTGAACTCCAGAAGGATGCGGAGTTCTTCTTCCCCGTGTCGGAAGAGTGTCTGGCGCTGCTTGATCCTGCGACAATAGAATACACCAGTGACGAAGCCGACTCGGACTACATATACACCAGAGAAAAAATGGCAACCTACGCCGGACGCAAGCTGCACAAAAAGCGCAACCTGATGAAGCAGTTTCATGAGGAGTATGAAGGCACGAGCCGCCCAATATGCGGCGAGGTGAAAGAGGATGCACTGTATATCCTTGAGAAATGGCAGGATCAGGCGGATCTGCCCAAAGAGGAAACCGACTACAGAGCCTGTCTGGAAGCGCTGACACACTGCGATGAGCTTGTGCTCTGCGGTGAGATATATTACGCAAACGGCAAGCCCTGCGGGTTTATTCTGGGTGAGGAGCTGAACTCGGAGACTTATGTGATGCACTTCGCCAAGGGGCTTGTGGGCTTCAAGGGTGTTTATCAGTTTATATTCAATGAGTTCGCCAAGCATCTCCCCGAAAAATATAAATACATCAACTTTGAGCAGGATATGGGCAAGGAAAGCCTGCGCCAGTCAAAACGGAGCTACCTGCCTGATCTTCTCATGAAAAAATACAGGGTAAGGTTCAAGGGTTAG
- the ruvB gene encoding Holliday junction branch migration DNA helicase RuvB gives MDSDNIFSKDKFDEDVLTSHIRPQRLDDYIGQHKVKENLRIFVQAAKQRGQSLDHCLFYGPPGLGKTTLAYIIASELGVNINSTSGPVIEKAGDLAAILTNLQEGDVLFIDEIHRLHSNVEEILYPAMEDFKLDIIIGQGPAARTIKVDLQSFTLVGATTRAGLLTSPLRDRFGVIMRLEFYDEENLATIITRASRILNLKTEHAAALEIARRSRGTPRIAHRILRRVRDFADVLNNGLVDLAIAREGLLRLEIDNEGLDASDRGFLRAIIEKYEGGPVGVETLAATLSEERDTIEDVIEPYLIYKGFVKKTPRGRMATRLAYEHLHLEPRNGLTINDFLGE, from the coding sequence ATGGATTCAGACAACATTTTTTCCAAAGATAAATTCGATGAGGACGTACTCACAAGCCACATACGCCCGCAGAGGCTGGACGACTACATAGGTCAGCACAAGGTTAAGGAAAACCTGCGGATCTTCGTTCAGGCTGCCAAGCAGAGAGGACAGAGCCTTGACCACTGCCTTTTTTACGGTCCTCCCGGGCTGGGCAAAACCACCCTCGCATACATAATCGCCAGTGAGCTGGGCGTAAACATAAACTCCACCTCGGGTCCCGTTATAGAAAAGGCGGGCGATCTCGCAGCCATTCTCACCAATCTTCAGGAGGGGGATGTTCTCTTTATAGATGAAATCCACCGCCTGCACTCCAATGTGGAGGAGATTCTCTACCCCGCAATGGAAGACTTCAAGCTCGACATCATCATCGGTCAGGGACCTGCGGCGAGAACGATCAAGGTTGATCTCCAGAGTTTCACCCTAGTGGGCGCCACCACCAGAGCAGGGCTTCTCACCTCGCCCCTGCGTGACCGCTTCGGCGTCATAATGCGGCTTGAGTTTTATGATGAGGAAAACCTCGCCACCATAATCACAAGAGCGTCAAGAATACTGAACCTCAAGACAGAGCATGCAGCCGCCCTTGAGATAGCCCGCAGGAGCAGGGGCACGCCCCGTATTGCCCACAGGATTCTCCGCCGTGTGCGTGACTTCGCCGATGTGCTCAACAACGGACTTGTTGATCTGGCTATAGCCCGTGAGGGGCTTCTCCGCCTTGAGATAGACAACGAAGGACTGGACGCCTCCGACAGAGGCTTCCTCCGTGCCATAATCGAAAAATATGAGGGCGGTCCCGTGGGTGTGGAAACTCTGGCGGCGACTCTCTCTGAAGAAAGAGACACCATTGAGGACGTTATAGAACCCTACCTTATATATAAAGGCTTCGTCAAAAAGACCCCCAGAGGCAGAATGGCGACACGCCTTGCCTATGAGCACCTTCATCTGGAGCCTAGAAACGGGCTCACCATTAATGATTTTCTGGGGGAATGA
- a CDS encoding enoyl-ACP reductase FabI, with protein MGLLTGKKALIFGIANNKSIAYGIAKKFKEEGAELAISYAGEKLESRVVPIAEELGAKLCVPCDVTCDEDIKRAFGVIAGDFGNIDILIHSIAYAPGEALKGRYIDTARDAFKLSMDISAYSLVALCKAAEPIMNEWGSVINMSYFGAEKVVTNYNLMGVAKAALECSTRYLACDLGEKKIRVNSISAGPIKTLAASGIGGFKNILAHIEERSPLHQNVTIEDVGDTAAFLASDLSKMITGETLHVDCGYNVIGI; from the coding sequence ATGGGCTTACTGACAGGAAAAAAGGCTCTTATCTTCGGCATTGCCAACAACAAAAGCATAGCTTACGGCATTGCTAAAAAATTTAAGGAAGAAGGGGCGGAACTTGCGATCTCCTACGCAGGCGAAAAGCTTGAATCAAGAGTGGTTCCCATAGCAGAGGAGCTCGGCGCGAAGCTCTGTGTTCCCTGTGACGTGACATGTGATGAAGATATAAAAAGAGCCTTCGGCGTGATCGCCGGAGACTTCGGCAATATAGACATACTCATCCACTCCATAGCCTACGCCCCCGGCGAAGCGCTGAAAGGACGCTACATCGACACCGCCAGAGACGCCTTCAAGCTCTCCATGGACATCAGCGCATACTCTCTCGTTGCCCTCTGCAAAGCGGCAGAGCCGATAATGAACGAATGGGGCAGCGTGATCAACATGTCCTACTTCGGAGCGGAAAAGGTTGTCACCAACTACAACCTCATGGGTGTGGCAAAAGCCGCGCTGGAATGCTCCACCCGCTACCTCGCATGTGACCTCGGCGAGAAAAAGATCAGAGTAAACAGCATTTCCGCCGGACCCATCAAAACCCTTGCCGCTTCCGGCATAGGCGGGTTCAAGAACATCCTCGCCCACATTGAGGAGCGCTCGCCCCTGCACCAGAACGTAACCATCGAAGACGTGGGCGATACTGCGGCATTCCTCGCCAGTGATCTTTCAAAGATGATCACGGGCGAAACACTGCATGTTGACTGCGGGTACAACGTAATCGGAATCTGA